A genomic segment from Bryobacteraceae bacterium encodes:
- a CDS encoding tyrosine-type recombinase/integrase → MSAATLSALVQRFFTHRLCVQMEASKHTVAGYRDTFRLLLKYASVRRNKPPIKLTVEDIDADLVADFLAHGETARGNSARSRNTRLAAIRSFYRYVAMSDPTWLLHCQRILAMPNKRYVRRAVTFLDADEMAALLAAPDRTTWAGRRDHALLLLAIQTGLRASELVSLKCSDVMPGDGAHIRCMGKGRKERATPLRRETAKLLAAWIGDRDRTSPLFPSIRGEQLSRDALEHLVRKHCLTAVRTCPSIGTKRVTPHTLRHSTAMDLLHHGVDQAVIALWLGHQNVETTQVYIHADMRLKEKALARVAAPTTPPGRFQPDDQLLAFLEGL, encoded by the coding sequence ATGAGCGCCGCGACCTTGTCCGCGCTGGTCCAACGCTTCTTCACCCATCGGCTGTGCGTCCAGATGGAGGCGAGCAAACATACTGTGGCGGGCTATCGCGACACGTTCCGGCTGCTGCTCAAATATGCGAGCGTTCGACGCAATAAGCCGCCGATCAAGCTCACGGTCGAGGATATCGACGCCGATCTGGTCGCCGACTTCCTTGCTCATGGCGAGACTGCGCGCGGAAATAGCGCCCGCAGCCGTAACACCCGGCTCGCCGCAATCCGCTCGTTCTACCGCTACGTTGCGATGAGCGATCCTACTTGGCTGCTGCACTGCCAGCGCATTCTCGCCATGCCTAACAAGCGCTATGTGAGGCGCGCGGTGACGTTCCTGGACGCGGACGAGATGGCGGCGTTGCTGGCAGCGCCGGATCGCACGACATGGGCGGGACGGCGCGATCATGCGCTCCTCTTGCTCGCGATCCAAACTGGCCTGCGGGCGTCCGAACTGGTCAGCCTCAAATGCAGCGACGTCATGCCCGGAGACGGCGCGCATATCCGCTGCATGGGCAAGGGCCGGAAGGAACGCGCTACGCCGCTTCGTAGGGAGACGGCCAAGCTGCTGGCGGCGTGGATCGGCGACAGGGATCGGACCAGCCCACTGTTCCCGTCGATCCGTGGCGAACAACTGAGCCGGGATGCGCTCGAGCATCTGGTCCGCAAGCACTGCCTGACGGCAGTGCGCACATGCCCCAGTATCGGCACCAAGCGGGTTACGCCGCATACGCTCCGCCACAGCACTGCGATGGACCTGCTCCACCATGGCGTCGATCAAGCGGTGATCGCGCTTTGGCTAGGCCATCAGAACGTGGAGACCACGCAGGTCTACATTCATGCCGACATGCGACTAAAAGAAAAGGCGCTCGCTCGTGTCGCTGCCCCAACCACCCCGCCAGGCCGGTTCCAGCCCGACGATCAACTCCTCGCGTTCCTCGAAGGACTCTGA
- a CDS encoding tyrosine-type recombinase/integrase, with amino-acid sequence MSIALQLDSYLSIRRSLGYDLRNDERILRRFARFVDQEGASHVSTALFLRWDAGLPKAGMSTRSARLGKVRLFTQWLSGVDPAHESPPRGLLPHRYTRQRPHIYSEAETAAIITAARALPSIYGLRALTCSTLFGLLAVTGLRISEALALDDNDLDADAGVLRVRRGKLGRERLLPLDPSVVLQLATYAAERDRLIRGTAPSFFVTEKGTRLTDCTARYNFARVSQQIGLRDGQQYCRHGRGPRIHDLRHTFAVRTMIGWYQAGKDPAREMIQLTTYLGHTDPSHTFWYLEAVPELLDLAMGRATGIVEVVQ; translated from the coding sequence ATGAGCATCGCCCTCCAGCTCGACAGCTACCTGAGCATCCGCCGCAGCCTCGGCTACGACCTTCGCAACGATGAGCGGATACTCCGTCGCTTCGCCCGGTTCGTCGACCAAGAAGGCGCTTCGCACGTAAGTACAGCGCTGTTCTTGCGTTGGGATGCGGGCTTGCCCAAGGCGGGCATGTCGACGCGATCGGCCCGGCTCGGAAAGGTGCGGCTGTTCACGCAATGGCTGAGCGGCGTCGATCCCGCCCATGAATCCCCGCCGCGCGGACTGCTGCCGCACCGATATACGCGGCAGCGCCCCCACATCTACAGCGAGGCCGAGACCGCGGCGATCATCACGGCGGCCAGGGCGCTGCCATCGATCTATGGCCTGCGCGCGTTGACCTGCTCGACCCTGTTCGGGCTGCTCGCCGTCACTGGGCTCAGGATCAGTGAGGCGCTGGCGCTCGACGACAACGACCTCGATGCCGATGCCGGAGTGTTGCGCGTGCGACGCGGCAAGCTTGGCCGGGAACGGCTGCTTCCGCTTGATCCGAGCGTAGTGCTGCAACTCGCCACCTATGCTGCTGAGCGCGATCGGTTGATCAGAGGTACCGCGCCCTCGTTCTTCGTCACCGAGAAGGGAACGCGGTTGACCGACTGCACCGCGCGCTACAACTTTGCACGCGTCAGCCAGCAGATCGGGTTGCGGGACGGTCAACAGTATTGCCGGCATGGCCGGGGACCACGTATACACGATCTTCGTCACACCTTCGCGGTGCGAACGATGATCGGCTGGTATCAGGCGGGCAAGGATCCAGCCCGAGAGATGATCCAGCTGACGACCTATCTGGGCCATACCGATCCCTCCCACACTTTCTGGTATCTGGAAGCGGTTCCCGAACTCCTCGATCTGGCTATGGGGCGCGCAACCGGCATCGTGGAGGTGGTCCAATGA
- a CDS encoding tyrosine-type recombinase/integrase produces the protein MIRLRQFGINFVAPASESMKTMPDNQYTCVDPYLDSFAESFAVAHYKAGTIKIYRQLVRKLGRLMDVERIKPSALTPDIAERLGRMVPRKSGRIGPHNLAQRFAAHLIEIGVAKPTPLTEAQTARATLLADFEIYLVKQRGLSQRTVGHTLGFANRFLDHCFGNQTFDLTRLRAADATNFVQHVMARRALFRDKTVTTHLRTFLQYLFARGATATNLALSIPKTAQRWDARLPRHLSPAGVEAVLASVRGNPRHGARDYAMLLLMARLGLRAHEVIAIRLDDIDWRAGELLVRGKGERHDRVPISGEVGEALSRYLREERGSTTCREMFVSHRAPHRAFKDGQILNAIVKDALAATGQQPVTPYVGSHVLRHSLATRLVNAGASLDEVRDVLRHRSRSSTMIYARLDIDGLRSIAQPWPVEGGVQ, from the coding sequence ATGATCCGGCTGCGCCAATTCGGCATAAACTTCGTTGCTCCGGCAAGCGAGAGCATGAAGACTATGCCCGATAATCAATACACTTGCGTCGATCCTTATCTGGACTCGTTCGCCGAAAGCTTTGCCGTCGCCCATTACAAGGCGGGGACCATCAAGATCTATCGCCAACTCGTGCGGAAGCTTGGGCGGTTGATGGACGTGGAGAGGATTAAGCCTTCCGCATTGACGCCCGACATAGCCGAGCGGCTGGGAAGGATGGTGCCACGAAAGTCCGGCCGGATCGGTCCACATAATCTCGCTCAGCGGTTCGCCGCTCATCTCATTGAGATCGGTGTGGCGAAGCCGACTCCGCTGACCGAAGCGCAGACCGCGCGAGCGACGTTGTTGGCGGACTTCGAGATTTATCTGGTCAAGCAACGGGGCCTGAGCCAACGCACTGTCGGGCACACCTTGGGCTTTGCGAACCGGTTCCTCGATCACTGCTTCGGGAATCAAACATTCGACCTGACACGGCTGCGCGCTGCCGACGCCACCAACTTCGTGCAGCATGTGATGGCACGCCGCGCGCTCTTTCGCGACAAGACGGTGACGACGCACCTGCGGACGTTCCTCCAATACCTGTTCGCGCGCGGGGCGACGGCGACCAACCTCGCGCTCAGCATTCCGAAGACTGCACAACGATGGGATGCTCGGTTGCCCCGGCACCTGTCGCCGGCTGGGGTGGAGGCGGTGCTCGCCTCGGTGCGCGGCAATCCCCGGCACGGCGCGCGTGACTATGCGATGTTGCTGCTGATGGCGCGGCTCGGTCTGCGTGCTCACGAGGTGATCGCGATCCGGCTCGACGACATCGACTGGCGCGCGGGCGAGTTGCTGGTGCGCGGCAAGGGCGAGCGGCATGACCGTGTCCCGATCTCCGGCGAGGTGGGCGAGGCGCTGAGCCGGTATTTGCGCGAAGAACGCGGCTCGACTACCTGTCGCGAGATGTTCGTATCGCACCGCGCGCCACACCGTGCGTTCAAGGACGGGCAGATCCTCAATGCCATCGTCAAGGACGCGCTGGCGGCGACCGGCCAGCAGCCTGTCACTCCCTATGTGGGATCTCACGTGCTGCGTCATAGCCTTGCGACCCGGCTTGTGAACGCTGGCGCGTCGCTTGACGAGGTGCGCGATGTGCTGCGGCACCGCTCGCGGTCATCGACGATGATATACGCCCGGCTCGACATCGACGGGCTGCGGTCGATCGCGCAGCCTTGGCCGGTCGAGGGAGGCGTGCAATGA
- a CDS encoding ArdC-like ssDNA-binding domain-containing protein, with protein MPEDAPTKRDFRQEVTDSIIAMLEKGTAPWQKPWDPDKAFALPHNPTTNKAYRGGNALHLMAAGVRRGFEDPRWLTFRQAEENGWHVKKGEKGTHIEFWQFPDHTQPDTDATNDREAAHTRDPRTPIHRVYTVFNAQQIEGIPAHQPRQTPAWEAVQAAEQILANSGADLHHDQRDRAFYSRTSDSIHLPPHRAFANPADYYGTALHELAHNAETRTMPHGFKTVRLAA; from the coding sequence ATGCCCGAAGACGCCCCCACCAAGCGCGACTTCCGCCAGGAAGTCACCGACTCCATCATCGCCATGCTCGAAAAAGGCACCGCCCCCTGGCAGAAACCCTGGGACCCGGACAAGGCCTTCGCCCTCCCCCACAACCCCACCACCAACAAAGCCTACCGAGGCGGCAACGCCCTCCACCTCATGGCCGCCGGCGTCCGCAGGGGCTTCGAGGACCCCCGCTGGCTCACCTTCCGCCAAGCCGAAGAGAACGGCTGGCACGTCAAGAAGGGCGAGAAGGGGACCCACATCGAGTTCTGGCAATTCCCCGACCACACCCAACCCGACACCGACGCCACCAACGACCGCGAAGCTGCCCACACCCGCGACCCACGCACCCCCATCCACCGCGTCTACACCGTCTTCAACGCCCAACAAATCGAAGGAATCCCCGCGCACCAGCCCCGCCAGACGCCCGCATGGGAAGCCGTCCAAGCCGCCGAGCAGATCCTCGCCAACTCCGGCGCCGACCTCCACCACGATCAGCGCGACCGCGCCTTCTACAGCCGCACCTCGGATTCCATCCACCTCCCGCCCCACCGCGCCTTCGCCAACCCCGCCGACTACTACGGCACTGCCCTCCACGAACTCGCACATAATGCCGAAACCCGGACTATGCCGCATGGTTTCAAAACGGTGCGATTGGCAGCATGA
- a CDS encoding DUF433 domain-containing protein: MDKSYAERRETGFYLVGSRVPLDFVVREHWNGEPAEAIRQHYPTLSLEQVHGAIAFYLGHRAKVDAAIADRDRAEEEFRRSHPAPPELKERLERARRALHAK, from the coding sequence ATGGATAAGAGCTACGCGGAGCGCCGGGAGACTGGGTTTTACCTGGTCGGGAGTCGTGTGCCGCTGGACTTCGTTGTTCGCGAGCATTGGAACGGCGAACCGGCGGAGGCCATCCGCCAGCATTATCCGACGCTGAGTCTAGAGCAGGTACATGGGGCGATCGCGTTCTACCTCGGTCATCGGGCTAAGGTGGATGCCGCGATCGCGGACAGGGACCGCGCTGAAGAGGAATTTCGGCGCTCCCATCCTGCGCCTCCGGAACTGAAAGAACGACTGGAGCGTGCTCGCCGCGCCCTGCACGCGAAGTGA
- the istB gene encoding IS21-like element helper ATPase IstB: MARRLKNSKLDSEPCVEDVNYRHPRQLDAAQFRALLNSQWVAQHHSVLLTGPTGIGKSWLAQALAQKACRDGYRVLYRPARKLFRELMQAPADGSLSKLLPVLTKVDVLIVDDFAMHPMEEQERRLFLEICDDRHRRRSTILTSQFPIAKWHQRIGDPTTADSILDRLVHQAYRFELSGESMRKPRGGKP, translated from the coding sequence ATGGCCCGGCGGTTGAAGAACTCCAAGCTGGACTCCGAGCCCTGCGTGGAAGACGTCAACTACAGGCACCCGCGGCAACTCGACGCGGCCCAGTTCCGCGCGCTGCTGAACTCGCAGTGGGTGGCGCAACATCACTCGGTTCTGCTCACCGGTCCCACCGGAATCGGCAAGAGTTGGCTGGCGCAGGCGTTGGCGCAGAAGGCCTGCCGCGATGGGTATCGGGTGTTGTATCGTCCGGCTCGCAAGCTGTTCCGCGAACTCATGCAGGCACCAGCCGACGGCAGCCTCAGCAAGCTACTGCCGGTGTTGACGAAGGTGGACGTACTGATCGTGGACGACTTCGCCATGCATCCGATGGAGGAGCAGGAGCGGCGGCTGTTTCTGGAGATCTGCGATGACCGCCACCGGCGGCGCTCGACGATTCTCACCAGCCAGTTTCCGATCGCGAAGTGGCACCAGCGGATCGGCGACCCGACCACGGCCGACAGCATCCTGGACCGGCTGGTGCATCAAGCTTACCGGTTCGAGTTATCGGGCGAATCGATGCGTAAGCCGCGCGGAGGGAAGCCATGA